AGAATTGCAAATCGTATGCGGTGCTCCAAATGCGCGTGCCGGCATTAAGATTCCTTGTGCCATGGTTGGTGCTGAATTACCTCCTGCTGAAGCGGGTGGCAAGCCTTTCATGATTAAGGTTGGCAAGCTGCGTGGCGTCGAGAGCCAAGGCATGCTCTGCTCTGGTCGTGAACTCGGCCTGGGCGATGATCACGAGGGCATTCTAGAGTTGTCTGCTGATGCGCCTGTCGGAAAAGACATCCGTGAATATCTTGATTTAGATGACCAGATATTTGTCATCAAGCTAACCCCCAATAAAGCCGATTGCCTCTCATTAATGGGTATGGCTAGAGAAGTTTCTGCGATTACTGGTGCTGCACTGTGTGCGCCTAAGTGGACTCCTCCAGCAGTATCAATTGAAGATAAGCGTAAAGTTACTGTAGAAAACAAAGAGCTTTGTGGGCGTTTTGCGGGTCGTGTGATTCGTGGCGTAAACCCACAGGCTAAAACGCCTGAATGGATCGTGCAACGTTTAGCGCGTGCAGGCCAAAGAAGTATTTCAGCAATGGTGGATCTTTCTAATTATGTGATGTTAGAAATGGGTCAGCCTACTCACGTATTTGATATTGATAAGTTAAATGGCGATATCGCTGTTCGCTGGGCTAAAGCAGGTGAAACGCTTGAATTATTAAATGGTCAGACTGTAACCTTGCAGGATCCCGATACAGCTGGCAAGCTACAAGACGCTGGCGTAGTTGCTGACCAATCAGGTCCAGTTGCACTTGCCGGCATTATGGGTGGCAACCACTGCGCTGTAACTGATGACACCAAGAATGTTTATGTTGAGGCGGCTTATTGGTTGCCTTCAGCCGTCCAAGGAGGACGTGCACGCCGTTTTAATTTCAGCACTGATGCTGCGCATCGCTTTGAGCGTGGCGTAGATCCACAAAACACCGTTAACTGCCTGGAATACCTCAGCGCCTTAATTATTGAAGTGTGCGGCGGCCAAGCAGGTCCAGTTGACGATCAAGTTTTAAATGTTCCAGAACGCAAGCCCGTCAAAATGCGTTTGGCAAGAGCAGAAAAAGTGATTGGTATTCCACTAACAAAAGAAGTGGTTGGTGATGTATTTAAGCGCTTGGGTTTTGAATTCAAGCAAGAGGGCGACGCATTTATTGTTACCCCTCCAAGCTATCGCTTTGATATTGAAATCGAAGAAGATTTAATTGAAGAAGTCGCACGTATGTACGGCTTTGAAAATATCCCAGATCAACCGCCAGTAGCCTCATTAAAAATGAGTGCCAAAGCTGAAGCAAAGCGTGGCGTTCATTTATTGCGTCAGCGTTTGGCGCTACAAGGCTATCAAGAGGCAGTGAACTTTGGTTTCACGGATATCGAAAGTGAAAAGCGTTTAGCAGGAGCTACTGAAAAAGACATTAGTGCGGTGCTAAACCCAATCGCTAGTCAATATGGCGTAATGCGTAGCAATCTTTGGGGTGGTTTGTTAAACAACCTCAAGGCCAATTTGAACCGCGGAGCAGGGCGTGTACGATTGTTTGAGACTGGGCGCGTATTTAAGCGTGATGTTAATGTCCAGGAAGAGGCTGGCAAAGTAGCAGGCTTTTCTCAACCGCAAAAGATTGGCGGTTTGGCTTATGGATCATTTGTGCCTGAGCAATGGGCTAGCGCCACAAGAGCGGTAGATTTCTTTGATGTGAAGGGTGATCTTGAGCGTGTATTGGATCCTCTGCATTTTGTGACTGAAGCTGCTCAGCATCCAGCGCTGCATCCAGGCCGTTCAGCACAGGTTTTCTTGAAAGCCGGCAAAAACAATATTTCTATTGGCTGGATTGGTGAATTGCATCCTGGCCTGCAGCAAGCCTATGAGTTGCCACAAGCACCAGTGTTATTTGAGTTAGATTTAGAGCCAATTCGTGAACTTGGATTGCCCGTGCCAGAGGAATTAAGTAAATTCCCCGCGGTGCAACGTGATTTGGCAGTAGTTGTAAAGCAAAGCGTTTCTGCGCAGTTATTATTAGATGCAATGGCAGCTAGCAAACAAAACTTTGTGCGTGCAATTGAGCTTTTTGATGAATTCAAGCCAAAATCAGGCTCGGCCAGTATGGCGGATGACGAGAAGAGCTTGGCTTTCCGAGTGACCCTCTTAAATCCACAAGAAACGTTACAAGATCCCCAAATTGATGCAGTAATGGCTGCTTTATTGGGCGCCGTTGAGAAAAAGTGCGCAGCTCGTCTGCGCTAGGTTTAGTATTACTTATAAATCAAATAAATGGTTACCAAAGAGACTTGCAATGACTGAATTGACCTCAAACGATACCGTTACCAAAAATGAGCTTTCTGAAGCACTTTTTGACCAGGTTGGTTTAAATAAGCGTGAAGCAAAAGATATGATCGATGCGTTTTTTGATCACATTGGCCAGTCACTTGAAACCGGTGTTGAGGTCAAGATCTCAGGCTTTGGTAATTTTCAGTTGCGCAATAAATCGGCTCGCCCTGGCCGCAATCCAAAAACAGGTCAGATGATTCCGATTGCTGCAAGACGTGTAGTTACTTTTCATGCAAGTCAAAAGCTTAAAGATGTAGTGGAGTCACATGCTCGAGAAAACCGAGTTTGATGCAAGCTCGGCACTACCGAGCTCTCAACTTCCCCCTATACCTGCTAAACGCTACTTCACTATTGGTGAGGTAGCTGATCTTTGTGGCGTGCGTTCGCATGTATTGCGCTACTGGGAGCAAGAGTTTTCCCAGTTAAGTCCGCAAAAACGCCGTGGCAATCGTCGCTACTATCAACATCATGAAGTGGTGTTGATTCGCAAAATTCGAGCGCTCTTATATGAAGAGGGCTTCACCATCAGCGGTGCACGTAACCGTCTTGATGAGGTGCGCGGAGAGCTCCGCCTACGCGATGAATTGCTAGCAGTTCTGCAAATTCTCACTAAATAGTTACTGATACAATTTTGTCTTTCGTCGGGGCGTAGCGCAGCCTGGTAGCGTACATGCATGGGGTGCATGTGGTCGGAGGTTCAAATCCTCTCGCCCCGACCATTTCTCTCTCGTGTCTTGTTTAGTGGTTTAATTTATTCCATGACAAACACAACCAATCCCACAAATCCTGATCGTGAACCAACTAGTTTCTTTGGTCTCAATATTCCTTTTCTTGATCACTT
Above is a window of Polynucleobacter necessarius DNA encoding:
- the pheT gene encoding phenylalanine--tRNA ligase subunit beta, which gives rise to MQFSESWLRQYVNPSLDSDALGHAMTMAGLEVEKQHSVAPAFTKIVIAQILSAEQHPDADRLRVCKVDAGTGQELQIVCGAPNARAGIKIPCAMVGAELPPAEAGGKPFMIKVGKLRGVESQGMLCSGRELGLGDDHEGILELSADAPVGKDIREYLDLDDQIFVIKLTPNKADCLSLMGMAREVSAITGAALCAPKWTPPAVSIEDKRKVTVENKELCGRFAGRVIRGVNPQAKTPEWIVQRLARAGQRSISAMVDLSNYVMLEMGQPTHVFDIDKLNGDIAVRWAKAGETLELLNGQTVTLQDPDTAGKLQDAGVVADQSGPVALAGIMGGNHCAVTDDTKNVYVEAAYWLPSAVQGGRARRFNFSTDAAHRFERGVDPQNTVNCLEYLSALIIEVCGGQAGPVDDQVLNVPERKPVKMRLARAEKVIGIPLTKEVVGDVFKRLGFEFKQEGDAFIVTPPSYRFDIEIEEDLIEEVARMYGFENIPDQPPVASLKMSAKAEAKRGVHLLRQRLALQGYQEAVNFGFTDIESEKRLAGATEKDISAVLNPIASQYGVMRSNLWGGLLNNLKANLNRGAGRVRLFETGRVFKRDVNVQEEAGKVAGFSQPQKIGGLAYGSFVPEQWASATRAVDFFDVKGDLERVLDPLHFVTEAAQHPALHPGRSAQVFLKAGKNNISIGWIGELHPGLQQAYELPQAPVLFELDLEPIRELGLPVPEELSKFPAVQRDLAVVVKQSVSAQLLLDAMAASKQNFVRAIELFDEFKPKSGSASMADDEKSLAFRVTLLNPQETLQDPQIDAVMAALLGAVEKKCAARLR
- a CDS encoding integration host factor subunit alpha, whose translation is MTELTSNDTVTKNELSEALFDQVGLNKREAKDMIDAFFDHIGQSLETGVEVKISGFGNFQLRNKSARPGRNPKTGQMIPIAARRVVTFHASQKLKDVVESHARENRV
- a CDS encoding MerR family transcriptional regulator, encoding MLEKTEFDASSALPSSQLPPIPAKRYFTIGEVADLCGVRSHVLRYWEQEFSQLSPQKRRGNRRYYQHHEVVLIRKIRALLYEEGFTISGARNRLDEVRGELRLRDELLAVLQILTK